Genomic DNA from Lactuca sativa cultivar Salinas chromosome 8, Lsat_Salinas_v11, whole genome shotgun sequence:
AAAGTTTTACTGCCACAAGACGCCCATCTGATAGTTTTCCTTTAAACACAGTACCAAAACCTCCTTGTCCTAATTTAACTTGAAATGAGTTTGTCATTTTCTTGATATCAGCATATGTGTATCTTTTTGTACTTAAGGATCCATATTGTATAACAAAGGTCTCAACACTTTTGTCGTCCTCAGTTTGATGCTTAAATAGCGCAACACAACTGCTTGTTGAGGATTTCCGAATGCAATATATTATGAATATCAACACAATCAAGAGAAGTGCAGATCCAATTCCGAAAGCTGTGACAAAGTAAAGTTTACAATTTCAGTTAAAACACCTTGAAAATCTAATAATCTTATTATAACTTTAAGGGCAGGCCAGCCGCGAATTAAATTGTCGGCAAACCCTTCGTTCAGTTTTGCTTTTTGCATGCAATACAGACTACTTTTAATATGGGCTACATAATTGAAATTTATCATATAAAGTAATTAAATAGACTTACCAAGTTTTATTCTCAACGAAGTTGGGGACCCTACAAAAACATTGTGAGAAATGTTAATAGCAAAGTCCATCCATAGGAGTTTTAGAAGAAATTAAAGAAACGAGAAATATTCATGGCTTTAGTTCCATTTAAGCTATTTATACTCTTATCACTTATTAAATTATGTATGAAACTCAAATTACTTGTTGCAGTAATTCTTCTTTACTACAGATGACGTGTACTTTCTGAATTTATTTAGGATACATTCATGACATGTTTGGTTAATACCTTttttagggatgagcatatggaccgagGAACcagccggaaccggaaccggcatcggaaccggaacccgatggaaccggtcgggccgggaccaggacgttatttttgtggatttttggaaccgaaaaccggtaggaaccggaaccgatataaccggaaccggtagaaccggcaaaaaccggtagaaccggcaagaaccggaaccgtatgatgctatttttcaaggATCGGTTCCAATATTTGAAGACAcaacaagaaccggtaggaaccggaaccggtagaaccgccgggtcggttcggttcttgattttggccgaagccggttcccggttccggccggttcggtccttttgctcatccctacctTTTTGTTCTATGAACTGTTTTGTATAATGAAATAATTCATATTTTTGTGACTTTATTGTGGTTTGCATTTTTAGCGGCTAAGGATAAAAAATGTTGCAACTTGTAAAAATCGTCTTTTTGGTAGGGTTGGGTTGTGGTTTTTGTCTCTTAATAAACTTGAAAtgagtattttatatatatatatatatatatatatatatatatatatatatatatatatatatatatatatatatgtcactgttgtaaaaatcccgactaggtcccgattaatctccgattaatctcTAGGCGCTACTCAAAcgattagagggcgcctagcgattaatctctgcatacataatgagtgaaacattataaaacgatgaaattATAACAAtttgaagaagttttatctcAATGGAAATTATTTGAGGCATGATTGGcattgtattaatcatattaacctattttgttatcatattagtaGTATTTACGAACTttaatatgatattagtcatatttattttttaaaaattcaacaaattagcaattaatggtacccgattaatctccgcctagccgattaatcccttgaccccagtccaccgactagctaacgtcgagcgttttttacaacatttatatatatatatatatatatatatatatatatatatatatatatatatatatataacaaaaagttcaatagagaactatAATTATAGGTTATaagaaccaaatcttttttttaatttctagagcttattctttatcgaaaaaaaatctaaaaatatctaaattcatatattaacattgtgaatgtgaaaatatttttcggattcaccgtgtgaatccggattcacgttgtgaattttcgaatattcacattgtgaatttgacgtaaataaataaataaataaataaaatcgagTTTTATAGcattggaaaaatgataaaaagttatgaatttctgtatctttattttttttattttttttttttgataaaaaataagttttaaaagttgaaaaaaagattggttccttggttaattatggttctctattgaacctcaatatatatatatatatatatatatatatatatatatatatatatatatatatatatatatatattcaataatcTCTAACCaattatttaatgttttatttaattagaAAATTAGAATGGACCCAGTGCGGATTAAGGATTTGAACTCACATGTTTCCAGTTTAAATAAGGTGACGGAAACTAGTCGAAATATTTATTTTATCAGGTCGGATTGTCGATAATACGATGTAAGTCAAATTTAGTATAAACTTTAATACCAAAGATCAAacttaatttatataaaaaaaatacaagtaaTGTCTTAGGATCATTAACACCTTTTTGTATATACAAACTttatattaaacaaaaaaaaaaaaaaaaaaaaaaaaactaattgtgTATGATTAATTTGTCTTAGGATCATCCATACTATAGTTTTGTTTTAATAGACAACAATTCATTAGTATAACTAACGATTTGGAAGAGAAATACAATTTCTTTTAAATGAGATGAAATACTAAAGGTAGACAAGgttttgaaaaaatatatatttttttaattatttttaattttttttcagcgaatttatTAAAAACCtgcaattttttataaaaaaattaatttttttttgtaatctctaagtattttttatgcatttttatgatttttagaatttttttagggttttttgttttccaaataacccttatatatatatatatatatatatatatatatatatatatatatatatatatatatatatatatatatatatatatatatatatatatatatatatatatatatatatatatatatatatatatatatatatatatcacggaTGCCTCCATGGGCTAATTGGCACCCATCATTATTCATGAACAATTGAACACCACCTTGGGTGGTGGTTACAGGGTGGTTAATGGTTCTTAGTGGCTGTGGTCCTTTGTGGCGGGAAGAATGATGGATATCGTTCAATGATTTTcattctttctctctttctctttctctctctctctctctctctctctctatatatatatatatatatatatatatatatatatatatagagagagagagagagagagagaaagagatagagagagagattttaaataattaaaaaatatatttatttacttaaataataaaaatcaaaaagGATATAATGATATAGAGTCAAAGGTATATAAAGTGTTTAGTATGATTTGATACCCACCAAGTTAGTGATGGGTGGTGTGTATTAAATAGCTCAATGCCATCTAGAGTACTTATCACTAAAAAGTAATGTGGTGTGTATGACTTCATCACCAAATGTAACCACATTAAGTTGGCATCCCACCATTACACACCAccgtatttaatttattttttgattatttaaacaaaaaaaaatatttttttaattagttaaatatagagatagagatagagtgaTAGAGAGAAAAAAATATGATTGAATGTGGTCATTTGTGGTGGTGAACACATTTCAACGCAACATTATGAGTGACTTTCATCTTTTACCATATTGCTACATCAACCACAATTATTGTTAATGGTGAATACTTTGAATGGTCTAATTGTAATTTATTACTCATTTTTGTAACTGTAAATTATATTCTAGTAGAGATCCTATTACTAATCACAAACTGAAACCATCATATTCGCTAACATTTCTTCTTATCTATTTAGGGCATCAATAATGCATACAATTCCATAGAGTTCAATAAATTTTTACATTATCATTTTATATTTCATACAACTTTATCAATATTTTAACAATCCATTAAACTCTATAAAATTCAATAAAACATACTTTAAATATTTATTCAagagttaatttttttttccaattgaaGAATTCAATGGTTATTGAACTTCAAATCCATTCAATATCATTGTGACATCTCATAACGATAGAATTTCATTCATTAAATGAAAACTAAACTTGTAATATCGTTCAATTCTCTCGTTAAACTCGATTTGTGGATGCTTTAACCATCCATTGTAAATTATTTTATATCTAATAGGCAACAAACTAAGTTTATGGATTAGTTGCTCTAAAAAAACTAGTAAAACATATACCCAATTgctaaaataatataaaaggtTTTTGTGGAGATCTAACGCATCGTCTTGTTCATATTTATTCTAGTTGTTGTTTAACATTCTTCGCTATAACTACTTTTTATATAACCCttagggaggagggagtcattCTCTCCCAACCCACTGTCACATCATTTTTTGTTTCATCTTTTCCAACCGACAACACACGGAAACCCTATCTTTTTGAACTCATTCAACacattcaattaaaaaaaaatacaaaacaaacaagataaaatcttaattagcaatagagttacTGTCGGTACCTCTCCCGCTTCAACGAGTTGTTTAATTGGTTTCACTAACTTATATCAtcatctctctctactttctctctcattttctcttgtatcatgtgttttaaaacttgcaccttacttttttttattatttttttaattgagtgagTTGAATCAGTTGAGAAAAATATGATTTTCGTGTGTTGTGGGTTGGGAAAGATAAAGAAAAAGAAGAGACAAAAATTAATGTGATAGTGGGTTAGGAGAGAATGACTCCCTCCACCCTTAGAGGAGTTAGTTGGTAAGCTATTAGTCATTGTTATTTTTTGTCAACAACTAATTAAATAAGGGAAGACTGCAATAAAGTCCATACATATTggtctcataatcgatttagtcattatatattttttttattcaatgaaGTCCCTAATActggtaatcgtattcaatttaaccattTAACCCGGTCGACAGGttatccaactttcaaaaattacatttttagcccagatttcaaaatttattacaaatttggtccaaaatttacacttttggcccagattttatatttttttacaaatttggtccaaatttatcctttttgcccaaattttagaattttattatgaattcatcctaactttagtttttttaacaactttttttctcaaaattttgtttctaatatgtttttttctttataaactcatatttatacaaaaaaaaacatattttcacataaaaatcttattttttctatataaaaactttttttaaaaagtttttgtatatgaaatatctacttataaaaataggtttggattatttgtgtgatttttattaaaaaatcaattaagaaattaaaagtaACCCAAAATATACTATCAAATTATAGTTTGTCGAAAACTAGTTAGactcattttaatattatttatttgctCTTTAATCACATTTATAAGACAAATAATGTCAGTTCTTAATTGTAGTTCATAGAAAAAAAAAcgttttattaaaaaatttcgACATCATGTTTTTGAGTAGGTTGTGATACTTTCTTTGTGAAGCTCAACTCAAGCATGTTTCAGGTGTTTGagtaattttttttaccaaactCATGTGTAAAttctttaaaattttagttaaagtATTCTATTGTATTATTGATAgtcataatattttatataattatgtCGCTATTGTATTTGGTCATTTCTCACTCCCCTAAAAACATGTTTATCGATAATAAATTGCAATCGGTATTCCATATAACAGACATAAAAAATAAAGGAAATACAAGATTATAAATAATCCAagtaagaagaggttgattgaCAATAAAAAATCACAACCTAAATTGGACACGTGCCATGAATGaatatgttttatttagataatatatttattaaaaagttataaaaaaatatatcaaaattatgattttaacttttttcttaaaaaaattcttacgaataaaatataatattgttatattatatatattttaaattttcatatataatgtaactagtttaaactttcatataaatgtgattaaagaacaaataatccaaacatgtttttataatttagggttacttttaatttcttaattgattttttaagagaTATCAAACAAACAATCCAAacctatttttataactagatatttttttatacaaaatactttttaaaaaaagtttttatatagcaaaaataagatttttatgtgaaaatatgtttttttggtATAAATATGagattataaaaaaaacatattagaaaacaATTTTTGAGAAGAAAAGgttgtaaaaaaaactaaagttatgatgaattcataataaaattctaaaatttggacaaaatttgtaaaaaaatttaaaatctgaaccaaaattgtaaatttttgatcaaatttgtaataaattttgaaatctgagtcagaaatataatttttgaaaattaaatgaCCTGTTAACCGGGTTAATTTGTTAAATTGAATAAGTTTACCGATATTTTAGatttaattgaataaaaacatatataaaaactaAATCTATTATAAAACCAATATATATTACTTTATTGTAGTTTTCAATTAAATAATCCAAATAAATATTAAAGAAATTTGAGCTAAGTAAATAATCCAAATAAATATTAAAGAAATTTGAGCTAATCCACAAACCTGAGCCGCATACCAAACTGGAAACACCATCTGGGCAAATGCAAGAAGGGGTGGAGGAATTCAAATTGGACCAACACGACCCACCAGATCTCTGACACCGGGAGCAAATTCCGCCGCCGTCCACCCTGTACTCCATCTGAAAACCCATCCACAACAACTCCTGCAACGGCATCGTTTCACTCCGGTTAAAATCCTCAAACGCCGTCCTCAAAACCGGCACTCCAATCACACGCTCACATGCATCCCCTACAGCAATCGATCGATTCCCAATGAAACTAACTCTCCCATCTTCATCACCGGAACAATTAAACCTGTTCCTATTCGGAATCGACCTAACCACATCTTCCAGACACGAAAAGTATATCCCTAGAAAAAGAGATCCATCGGGAACGTAACTAAAAAAAGTGTAGCGAAACGTGGTAAGGTCAATCGATTCATTCGGTCTCAACAAACAAGCATTAGGTTGATCACCTTCCCAGAGATCATCAAGGGCGAGGGTGAGTTTAGTATTGTTTTGATCGATTCGACCAACACGGAACGTTGTGTTGTTGATTTGGAGAGTGGTGATGTTGTCTTCTCTGCAAGTAAGTTCGAATCCCTCGAGTCCACAGTAAGATGGACGACCGTTTCCCCAAAAGGGATAGCTGATATATGTGATCGACTGATCACAAGCATAGAACGTGGTTGAACACTCGTTAAATTGTTGGATGGTTGCGAAGGAAAGAATTGGGAATAGAAAGACGAATATACTACTAAAGGAAACATCGGTTGAAGACATACAGATGAAGATTCAGCAAATAAAATGAGAATAAATTGGATGGCTAATGGAAGGAAAGTAGCTTCAAATTTCTGTAAAGTATGAAGGGCGAAAACGTAGAGCTGCTAGTATTGGCTTTTCGAATTGTTGATTATTCAAATCGAAATTAATTTTGAGTTTAAAGTATTGACTTTTCGACTTTTCGACTCATATTATTTTGGCTTCAGTAAACCTATTAAATTATACAGTATATATTAAAGAATTAAGGAGTACAATTACCAGAACGGAAATTCTCAAGGCATGTTAAATTCAAGACGTGTTAGTTGTTGCATtaaataaaactagttttatATCGGTTTTATGGACGGTTGAcccatataataaaaaaatattgattttattAACATTTTACTTTGGAGAGATTGGTTTAAGGGGCTTGTACGATCAGACCAAAACCATTACAAATAATTGCTTGGATCAAAATACTGGGAGTCCCACTACCAGTATGAGACGAAAACAACTTCACCATAGCACGGCCGCTCGGCAAAGTTATCAACCCATTCGACAACATCTCTAACAGAAGAGACTACTCCATGGGAAAGGTTGGAGTAATAACATCATCGAGGAAATGGATCAACGAAGAAATAACAATCGTGGTTGAGTGTGTGGAATACCAAGTCGGGGTAGTCGAATATTCAGACGATTGGTCTCCGTTCAAACCTTCACCATTTGACAAGGTAGGGGAATCTGATGAAGAGGAGGATATCGAAAGCGGCTGTGGAAGCCGATGAAGACAGATGGAAGTCGATGAACAGGAAGAACGAGAAATTCGACCGGTTGATTAATGCACGAAGCAAGTAGGAATGTCATCACCGATGGCTATCGACGGTAGTGAAGGCATGATTGGAAATCCGGATAATACAGGGGCGGCCGAAGTGAACCTGCTGATAACAGAACAACCGACAGATGTCATCTACGATGACAACATTAATGGCAAGGCTCCTCTTCCCAGATCAGTGGCGCCGATTGAAATTCCCCAAAATCTAGGGGTGTTGATCGGGTaattttttcgggtttcgggtaatttggagttttcatttaaaaaaaatacccGTTACCCGACCCAAATTAAATTCGGGTAGTAGATCgagtttgggtaattcgggtattactcgaaatatatatatatatatatatatatatatatatatatatatataaatttcttactttcctaccaaaaattttctttttatttgatcttgactctctctctctctctctctctctctctctctatatatatatatatatatatatatatatatatatatatgaatgacacttaaaaataaatttaatgaaataaatatgtcGTGCTCtattagtcttgtttatataaacaaacgtGACATAAACGAAGTTACTCAAACTTTGAACATTAAGAGTTCATAGTCAATAATACTTGAGATATCAAGTAATCTTTTAACaacttaatctaatctaataaaaaataaatttaatgaaataacTATGCCGTGCTCTATTAGTCttttttatataaacaaacgTGATATAAACGAAGTTACTCAAACTTTGAACATTAAGAGTTCTTAGTCAATAATACTTGAGATATCAAGTAATTTTTTAACaacttaatctaatctaataagatgctaataagatgttaaaaaaataaatacttaAAGATCTtagtttaaaagtttaaaatgtttaagataattGTAGCCATAAATTTTGCTATGTTCTGAAGTTTCGTCAAGATAATGAGTTTTTAGTTGcaaaaaaactataatttagaaaaCAATTGAGTTTTAAAGAACATACTGACATATAAACAATTGTTCTTAATATTGTTGGTGCCATACTACCATAATAAAAGAGATTCATGTTTTACAATTATGATAATTAATCTGAGCGTGATCAAATACTTGCTGCTACAGGGTATAAGCtctatgaaagttttttttttttttttataaataattcgAGTATACCTGAAACCCAACAAACATACCCTATATACCCGACCTAAAAAAAATCAGGTTACCCGAATACCCAAAAAAATTAACCCGATACTCGATTTACCTGATACCCAAAAAAATCGGACAGATAATTCGGATATCGGGTATTTTCGATGCGCTACCAAAATCCACACATTGGAACCCAAAATTGCTTTAACAAGAATACATAGCACATGATTCCAAAATTAGTGGCACCTCCCAGGAACTTCCCTGGCCTTGGGCCGGTCCATAATTTTGTACCCGTTGGTTCCTATGGCCCAACGGCCCAAATTCATGAGAGTAGTGATGTTGTCTTCTCTGCAAGTATGTTCGAATCCCTCGAGTCCACAGTAAGAAGGACGACAGTTTCCCCAAAATGGATATATGTGATCGACTGACCACAAATGTATAACGTGGTTGAACATTCGTTAAATTGTTGGATGTTTGATAGAGAAAGACTTGGGAGCAGAATTAAGATGATGTGTAATGAAACATTGTTGTGAAGAGGAAGTAATGGAGATACAGATGGATATTTAGGGGATGAAATGAAGGTATGATGGTCAATAGAAGTATGGTAGCTGAAATTTCCATGGTGGGAAGGGATGCGAATGAAAGAACGTCTCGCTGCTAGTTTTGACTTTTTGGATTATTGATTATTCAAATAGCAGTTACATTTCAAATCCTctttaataaataaatgttttttttgtcacttgttacactctcattcaatttgccaagtttcattttatggttattttgaattaatttttattttctcacatgtcattttatgagtttttctattttattaaatttcacataatattttaatgtaataactgcaataaatatagtaataaatggatattgATTTCCCtaataaacttaccttttaatttcaaaattcccaaaattaaagtttcttttctttatttaaattatttttttaaatttaaaacataaaaaatattttcattataataaatcattatttttcttattttcttagaaattcagagttctcaaatattttgacctttatatttaacatttttttttaaaattaacccatgtaatacatgagtctcacagcTATTAAGGATAATATGATGATGATGTAAGTTATAACATATGGTTTGACTTATGTAAATTTCATACGATTGTTGTTTTTTACTTTTACATTTAGTTTATTTGTGCCGGGGATACAATGTTTCTGACAACATCATAACAATTTTACGACTGATTCAAAAGATGAGGAAGACAATTAAGTGAGTTATAACAAATTTCTTATGTTATAAAAACAATATAAAtcaattattttctaataaactTTTGTTTCATTATATTTTTCTCTTATCATACATGTGGTAACtaaaatagcaatatactttgtgAGACCAACGTAAATATCAATTTACTTTTGTTAAGACATTTACCACAATAAACAATGTATGAATGAATTTGAGAGGTAATTTAACAACagctttgactttttttttttttgaacttgatttcatttattatgttttaatctattgttattcttttgttttattgTCTTTTAATCTACTGTTATTATTTTGTTCATTCATATGTTGTTTAAATGGGTAGATTAGTTATTATATAATGCTAATATGAGACCAAATTAGTAGAATGGTGATATACaacaaaaaaacaattttttttattacatcgGTCACACTGTCCACCGGACAGGTATAACACTAGTTAAGAGATAGTTGATTGAAAACGAGATTTCGATTCATTATTGAAATCTTTGATTATAAAAGATTATAAGAGATAATAGTATGTGGTTGCAAACAGAAACGATAATATGAAAAGTGTATATTACTAACTGTTAATTGTTAATACTACAATTAAATTAAATGCGACTTTAGATAATGATGTTTCGTTCTTTTAAAATTTACAGAATAATATTGATTAGAGTACACATTTAGTTCTAGCATTAGACCATCTCGTATGGTCATCATGAGACCTCTCGTAGTATATGTGGCCACTAACCacaaatatgaataccatctCAAGATGTTAGTGGTGGCTACCGGTAAACAACTTTCTTGGTCAATAGTGGTGGGTAGTGGCGAATCTAGAACCAAAAACCACATGGTTCCTTATGTAAATAAAATTGAAATAGGTTGGTCTTTTAGCAAAAATAGATAAGTCTTTTAGCAAAAAATGATATAGTTCCTAcatattttctatatatatttcttgtattaaaaaataaaaggtaGGTCCTAAGACCTACCTTCTACAAGGTTAGATACGCCCCTGGTGGTGGGATGCACGAACCATCGCACTCAATCAGTCTGTTTCACTCTCTAATTTTCCGTATCTCTCTTTATCTTTCTCCATCTCTCTCTATaatttaactaattaaatatatatataatttattttattaataaaaaataaaaaggacAATGGTGTGTATCTCAACCTTAGTGGTAGTTAGTGGTGATTATATCACCCACACTATAATAAGTAGCCGTGAGTATAATCGATGATCATATGTACATGTTTAATTGTTTGAAGCATCTCATAGATTTCTaagcaaataaaacattgttgTTTCTTTATATAACAACGTTTCATATTCCAATTTATAGAATAAAGTTTCAGAAGAAATATAAAATCAGTTTTCACTTGAGGACCTTAATGTATAACGATTTAGTCGCAACTTATTTAGTTCGTGCCATAACTGATTTAGTTATTTAACCTTTATATAAAATAACATTGTTATCAAATTCGTATCATTTAATAAGTTCTACGaaagtgattttttttcttttacggTAAAACGCTTGTTTTTAACAAAATATACACCCACGGTTAATTCTTATCACAAAACCGTGCACAATTTCAGTTATAACACATTTAAATAATTGAAATAtggttatataaataaaatattaataaaatataacttttttctaattataataattaatattttggCATATTAAGTAaacttttttatattttagtaAGACGTATTGACCACAGCACGACTTACAAATGTGTAGTCATTAACTATTTCTATGTGTGAGAATTAGAAAGATGTAAATTCCGTAGTTGTTAAAATGGTGTTTTCAATTGTAAAATTGTAAAATCATACGACTTTACGACCCCACACGTGAATATCGGTTCCGATCTCATTAAACTTGTTTTTCGTTAGAATCGTAGCGGAATCATATAATCAAGGCATAGAATTGTTCCGCACTTACATTTCCGCTATTTTTCTCATTTGAACGATGTACTTTACCTTCCAATTTTAaacgaccataacttcttcacatATAGTCGAATTTTAATGATCTTTGTTCAACGAATTCGTATCGGTGTTAGGTCCAATTTGGCAAAAGACTAGAATATTTTTACTTTTAATACTAAAGTTTTAAACATTTTAGAACTTGTGGATGCCTCGTTTGTTATGTAAGATTAGATTGAAATATATGTATTAGCTATTGCAAAGCAAAATGCTTTGAACATTTTAGAACTCATTGACAATCAACTTATGGATAAAGAGTATATTTGGTTGTTAAAAACTGTTTTTATTTCCTAAgaaaatattttcagaaaataaagtTGAATTTTAATTTTCAGTTTTTAATGACATTTAGAACTCATTGACAATCAACTTATGGATAAAGAGTACGTTTGGTTGTTAAAAACTGTTTTTATTTCCTAAGaaaatgttttcagaaaataaagttaaattttcattttcagtttttaATGACAACGCGTTTGATTGTAAACGGTAGAGTTTTCATTCTCAATCTTAGAAATTTGGAAAACTGTAAAACTCACTTTTCTAACTTACATataatttggaaaattgaaaatttttatttttagaaaactttGTAAAGTTAAATGAACCAAACGTGTTTTCAAAATTTCAGTTTTTCTTTGATTTTCTTAGAAAAACTAGAAAATTTTTCACAACCAATCGCACCCTTTGTTTGTGATTCTGA
This window encodes:
- the LOC111903578 gene encoding LEAF RUST 10 DISEASE-RESISTANCE LOCUS RECEPTOR-LIKE PROTEIN KINASE-like 2.1 isoform X1, which translates into the protein MSSTDVSFSSIFVFLFPILSFATIQQFNECSTTFYACDQSITYISYPFWGNGRPSYCGLEGFELTCREDNITTLQINNTTFRVGRIDQNNTKLTLALDDLWEGDQPNACLLRPNESIDLTTFRYTFFSYVPDGSLFLGIYFSCLEDVVRSIPNRNRFNCSGDEDGRVSFIGNRSIAVGDACERVIGVPVLRTAFEDFNRSETMPLQELLWMGFQMEYRVDGGGICSRCQRSGGSCWSNLNSSTPSCICPDGVSSLVCGSGSPTSLRIKLAFGIGSALLLIVLIFIIYCIRKSSTSSCVALFKHQTEDDKSVETFVIQYGSLSTKRYTYADIKKMTNSFQVKLGQGGFGTVFKGKLSDGRLVAVKLLNSSKASGQEFINEVASIGRTSHVNIVTLLGFCFDNQKRALIYEFMPNGSLEKFKYGHVSQCTSEHIGVDKLYEIALGIARGLDYLHRGCNTRILHLDIKPHNILLDEDFCPKIADFGLAKLYSRKDSIVSMLEARGTIGYIAPEVFNRNFGGVSHKSDVYSYGMLILEMVGGRNNVYNGVGSEDTSEIMYFPNWIYSRLKTNEFLFDGVTSSTENEYVRKMTIVSLWCIQTNPKQRPSINEVIEMLEGSMEALEIPPKPFFSSPPRSPTTMFNISQEVTDEHSCISQRT